From the genome of Thermococcus celericrescens:
GAGACTTTACGAGTTGAGAAGCCACAAGAACAAAAAGCTCGTTCAAGGATTCAAAAAACTCCTCGTGGAGGTTGAGAACGAGTGAAACTAACCCGAACAGTCGTCCTCGAAAGCCTCCCACTCACGGGAAAGAAGTTCGAGGCGATAAAAGAGATTTATGACGAATACTCGGAAATATTAACCTTTCTGACAAACTATGCAGTTGAAAACAAAGTGAAGAGCCATCTAAAACTTAGGAAAATCTTCTACAAAAAACTCAAGGAGGAGCACAATCTTCCAACCCACTATTACTACACGGTTTGCCAAGACGCAGTGACGAGGGCCAAGAGCTTCCTCGAACTGAAGAAGAAGGGAAAGGCCAAAACTGAAAAACCGGTTATCCGGAACGTTTCGCTCTGGCTGGACGATGTTCTATGGGATTACAAGAGGTTCCCTCAATTCGACACTCTAAAAAACGGAAAGAGAATCCTTGTCATAGGCCTCACGACAAAGAGGGGTAGGATAAAACTCCCATTAAAACCACACAAACTCTTCTTCAAGTATCTTGACGAGGGCTGGAAGCTCAAGGCTGGCGTGAAACTCCATATTGTTGAGAAGGAGCGGAAAGTTCTTGCATGCTACTCTCGTCTTTGAGGCCGTTCCGAAGAATTTTAATCAAAGGGTTGTGAGGAAAAGGAGAAAGAGCGAGGCGAGGCTGAGGGATACGCTTCACAACATTGGAATGAATGGTTTCCAGCGTTTTGTCTTTGAGAAGGCGGTTGAGTATGGTGTTTCTGTGGTTTTTGTTAATCCTTCTTATTCTTCTCAGGTTTGTCCGCATTGTGGTGCGTTTAGGGTTAAGCCTAATGATGACGCTCTGCGTCGGAGGGTTTTCGAGTGTCCGGTTTGCAGTTTTTCAATGGACAGGGATTTTGTTGCGGTCTTGAACTTGGTGGGGCTGTTTCCGTTCAGCCCGAAGGCCTGTGAGCCATCGGCGGAGGACTCGGTGAGTCCGGTGATGCTGGTGGTTGAGGCTAACCTCCTGCACTGCAAGAACTCGTTAGTGATAATTAGTCAAGGACTGCAACAAAAATAAGCGCAGGAGGAAACGGATACACCTACGAGCAGCTCATGGAGTTCCTGACCGTTAAAGTCGGACTCGACGAAGCGGAAGCAAGGAGGCTTCTGGATTCCGTTCTTGAGGTCACCCGGGAAAAATCTGGGCCGGAAGAGGCGTGACGCTGGCTGGTTCTCTTTGATCATCTCTTCTGTTTTCTCACCCTCTTTTTACATCCCCCTGTTCAACAACGCATATAAACCCATGACCTCGAATATCTATGCTTTCCTCTGCATCCAGTGCTTCCTCTGGAATATGTGTCTGATGTTCAAAATCTGGCAAATGACTATGGAAAATAGTCAATACTAAATGTCTTTAATTGCTTAATTGGCAAAGTCAATCATTTGGGTTTGCACGATAATCAATAACCGGCCTGGATTTCCATTGGAATGGGTGGTGAGAATGGACGACAATTACATTGATTCAATCTTCGAGAAGTACCTTCACGCCAAGAAGATATTCAAGAATAAAGAGGTTCTCAGACACAGTTATACCCCTAAGGAGCTCCCCCACAGGCGCGA
Proteins encoded in this window:
- a CDS encoding zinc ribbon domain-containing protein — translated: MHATLVFEAVPKNFNQRVVRKRRKSEARLRDTLHNIGMNGFQRFVFEKAVEYGVSVVFVNPSYSSQVCPHCGAFRVKPNDDALRRRVFECPVCSFSMDRDFVAVLNLVGLFPFSPKACEPSAEDSVSPVMLVVEANLLHCKNSLVIISQGLQQK